The segment CCCAAGTATGTTGAAAAATGCTGGGATGAGCTGTGGATCGGAGTGAAAGGCTAATCAAGCCCGGAGATAGCTGGTTCTCCTCGAAAGCTATTTAGGTAGCGCCTCACATATCATCATCGGGGGTAGAGCACTGTTTCGGCTAGGGGGTCATCCCGACTTACCAACCCGACGCAAACTCCGAATACCGATGAATGCAGTGTGGGAGACACACAGCGGGTGCTAACGTCCGTTGTGAAAAGGGAAACAACCCAGACCGTCAGCTAAGGTCCCAAAATCCTGATTAAGTGGGAAACGATGTGGGAAGGCTCAGACAGCTAGGAGGTTGGCTTAGAAGCAGCCATCCTTTAAAGAAAGCGTAATAGCTCACTAGTCGAGTCGGCCTGCGCGGAAGATATAACGGGGCTAAATCAGGTACCGAAGCTACGGGTTCATCCTTATGGATGAGCGGTAGAGGAGCGTCGTGTAAGCCAATGAAGGTGGATTGAGAAGTCTGCTGGAGGTATCACGAGTGCGAATGCTGACATGAGTAACGATAAGGGGAGTGAAAAACTCCCCCGCCGGAAGACCAAGGTTTTCTGTTCTACGTTAATCGGAGCAGAGTGAGTCGGCCCCTAAGGCGAGGCGGAAACGCGTAGTCGATGGGAAACGGGTTAATATTCCCGTACCGGATATGGTTGCGATGGGGGGACGAAGAAGGCTAGGTGAGCCAGGCGTTGGTTGTCCTGGTGAAAGCATGTAGGCCGAGGAATCAGGCAAATCCGGTTCCTCTGAGGTCGAGATGCGAGACGAACTGACTACGGTCAGGAAGTTGCCGATGCCACGCTTCCAGGAAAAGCCTCTAAGCTTCAGATCATATGCGACCGTACCCCAAACCGACACAGGTGGTCAGGTAGAGAATACCAAGGCGCTTGAGAGAACTCGGGTGAAGGAACTAGGCAAAATGGCACCGTAACTTCGGGAGAAGGTGCACCGGTTTGAGTGAAGGACTTGCTCCGTAAGCTCTTACCGGTCGAAGATACCAGGTGGCTGCAACTGTTTATTAAAAACACAGCACTCTGCAAACGCGCAAGCGGACGTATAGGGTGTGACGCCTGCCCGGTGCCGGAAGGTTAATTGATGGGGTTAGGATTCGTCCGAAGCTCTTGATCGAAGCCCCGGTAAACGGCGGCCGTAACTATAACGGTCCTAAGGTAGCGAAATTCCTTGTCGGGTAAGTTCCGACCTGCACGAATGGCGTAATGATGGCCACGCTGTCTCCACCCGAGACTCAGTGAAATTGAAATCGCAGTGAAGATGCTGTGTACCCGCGGCTAGACGGAAAGACCCCGTGAACCTTTACTATAGCTTTACACTGGATGCTGATGTTGTCTGTGTAGGATAGCTGGGAGGCTTGGAAACCTGGGCGCTAGCTCAGGTGGAGCCAACCTTGAAATACCAGCCTGACATCATTGGCGTTCTAACTCAGGTCCATTATCTGGATCGAGGACAGTGTATGGTGGGTAGTTTGACTGGGGCGGTCTCCTCCTAAAGAGTAACGGAGGAGCACGAAGGTACCCTCAGCACGGTTGGAAATCGTGCATTGAGTGCAAGAGCATAAGGGTGCTTGACTGCGAGACAGACACGTCGAGCAGGTACGAAAGTAGGTTCTAGTGATCCGGTGGTTCTGTATGGAAGGGCCATCGCTCAACGGATAAAAGGTACTCCGGGGATAACAGGCTGATACCGCCCAAGAGTTCACATCGACGGCGGTGTTTGGCACCTCGATGTCGGCTCATCACATCCTGGGGCTGAAGTCGGTCCCAAGGGTATGGCTGTTCGCCATTTAAAGTGGTACGCGAGCTGGGTTTAGAACGTCGTGAGACAGTTCGGTCCCTATCTGCCGTGGGCGTCGGAAGTTTGAGAAGAGCTGCTCCTAGTACGAGAGGACCGGAGTGGACGAACCTCTGGTGTTCGGGTTGTCACGCCAGTGGCATTGCCCGGTAGCTACGTTCGGACGGGATAACCGCTGAAAGCATCTAAGCGGGAAGCCCCCTTCAAGATGAGACTTCCCTGAGGCCTTGCGCCTCCTGAAGGGCCCTTGAAGACTACAAGGTTGATAGGCTGGGTGTGGAAGCACAGCAATGTGTTGAGCTAACCAGTACTAATTGCCCGTGAGGCTTGACCATATAACACCCAAGGGGTTTGCTTCGGCGAACCGCCGGGATTACGACACATGACAGTGTGCGTCAGACAGCTCCGACATAGCGTTCAGCATGATTCATATTGCGAGTCACGAGGCCCAAAAGCCTTGAGACTCAGGTACCGCAAGGTGCCACCGTTTCGCCTGACGACCATAGCGAGCGTGAACCACCCGATCCCATGCCGAACTCGGAAGTGAAACCGCTTAGCGCCGATGGTAGTGTGGAGTTTCTCCATGTGAGAGTAGGTCATCGTCAGGCACTTATACTGAACCGCCCCTGTAGCCTTGCTACAGGGGCGGTTCTCTTTGCAAGTCAAAAAGTATGCGTGAGATGTACCACTTCGGTGATTCAGTCACCGTCGCCATGCGTGCACGCTTGTAGAAGGCAGGGGCGAGAGGCTAGACTCCCGAGCCTTCTGTACTGGAGATGATGATGCAACCCCAAGAACTGTTGCTGTATTGCCGCCCCGGCTTTGAAGCCGATCTGGCCGCGGAAGTCTGCGAGAAAGCCGCTTATCTAGGCGCGCCGGGTTACCCCATTGCGGCACGTAACAGTGGCTTTGTGCGTTACGTGGTGACTGGTGACGAGCCCGCCAATACTCTGCATCGTGAAATGCCATTGGAAGCCCTGGTATTTGCACGCCAGACGCTCGTGGCATTGGAGCCGATGGTGGGCATGTCACGTGAAAACCGCGTCTCTCCGATTCTGCAGCAGGTCGTTGATGCTGGCTGGAGCTTTGAAGAGATTCGACATGAAATGCCGGATACCAATGATGGTAAATCTCTATCAGGGCTTGGCAAGGCGGTAGGCCGTCCGTTGGAGTCTGCACTCAAGAAGCGCGGTGCACTGCGTCGCAAAGCGGGTGGGCGTGCACTACACGTGTTCTGGACGGATGGCGATGAAGTACAGCTTGGGATGAGCTTCCCGGGTAATCGCAGCGAGTATGCCAATGGTATTCGTCATCTGCGTTCACCGAGCCGTGCACCAAGCCGATCTACGCTCAAACTGGAAGAAGCGTGGCATGAATTTGTGCCGCGCGATCAGTGGGAGCGTCGTATTGCCACTGGTATGCAGGCCGCTGACTTGGGCGCTGCCCCGGGCGGCTGGACCTTTCAACTGGTAGAGAAGGGCATGTTCGTGTTCGCCATTGATAATGGCCCCATGAACAAGGATCTGATGGCGACGGGACAGGTAGAGCATCTTAAAGAAGATGGTTTTACCTGGGAGCCGCCGCTACGTCTTGACTGGTTGGTCTGCGATATCGTTGATCGCCCCATCCGCGTGACAGAGATGGTCGAGCGATGGCTGAAGAAGCGCTGGTGCAATGAGGCCGTTTTCAACCTCAAGTTGCCGATGAAGCAGCGCTGGAAGGAAGTGTCACGCTGCCTGGACTATCTCGCACAAAGTCTTGAGAACTCCCATGTTGGGGCTGAGATTCGCTGCCGCCATCTCTACCATGATCGAGAAGAAGTCACTGTTCACGTGCGAATCACGCACTAGGTTCAGCGCCTGAAGCCGTAGTCTGACGTATCAAAAAAATCCCACGCCTGTGATTACAGTGCGTGGGATTTTTGTTTCCTGGGCAAACCAGTAAGCAGAGCGCACTCAGGTATGCTCGAGCATCACAATGCGTTCAGGCTGAGACAGCATAGGACCGAGACGCGCCATCATTCGCTCTCTTGCGTTGCTGACCGACCATTCCTGCCAAGCCCTTGCATCCCGCCACGAGGTGATCACAATACGATGACCTGGCCGACCGCCTTCCACCAGGTTCTCACCAGAAATGAAGCCTTGTGCATGCATGGCCTCTCTTACGACTTCTCGTGAGGCCTGTTCGTAATCCTGTTCCAGCCCCGGCATGATGTGCCGTTCGATCAGTACCTTGATCATGCCTGTCTCCCCATTTTACACATGCCGTCTTTTGGCGGCAGGATTTCAGGAGTCTTCGATGACCGATACTACTCTGCCTATACCAGATGCTGAGCTTGAAACCAGTGGTTTATATTGCCCTGAACCTATCATGATGCTGCATAACAAGGTGCGTGAGATGGCTTCAGGAGACTTGCTCCGAGTGGTCGCGACAGACCCCGCGACCACTCGGGATGTGCCCAAATTCTGTGCTTTTCTTGGGCACACTCTAGAGCTAAGCCACGAAACGCCTGAGCAGTTCCTGTATTACATCCGTATCAGCTGATCTCCGTTAGCCAGTAGATCCAGATGTCAGGCTTCGTGGTCATGAACCTCTACGCTGACCTGATCGCCTTCGCCTGTCATCATCACCGCGAGGGCTTCCAGCGTTGCCGGGTCCTGCTCGCGGATCTGATTCGCCACAGCACGCTGGAAGAAGTAGACCACATCATGGCGGCTGCGGCCGGGGTACAGGCAGTCATCACCTGCCAGCACTGGCGTCTGGGTAACCCGAGCTTCATCGACCAATAGTGCTTCGATGTTACCATCACTGTACAGGCGCCAGCCGAAGACCTGCTTGAGCTGCCACTGCGATGCACCGCTGGTCATGCACAGAGCATGCGTTCCCAGCGTATCAGGCAGCTGCTGCAGTAACGTGGTCTTTTCCGACGCTTCGTAGTCGTAATAGGCCGCAGCGTGCTCCAGCTCGAACACCTTGTGTTCAGGTGCCAGCATGAAGACATCATCGGTTTCCGGATCGCGATAACCGACGAAGTGACCTTGCTGTGGGTCTTCAAGTTCATGGCAGGGGATTAGACTTTCCATCCACGGCACCATGCCGACGACTTCACCATCCTCGCGCAGCCCCCAAGCCAGTACCGGAATGCTGTAATAGCTCTCGGGGTCACTGTCGAGCTGATAGAGCATTTCCAGGCCATCATTCTCCGGTGCAAGACGCAGCACGCGGCGCCTTGCACGCATTCTGTCGCGCATGACACTCAGGTCGATGACCTTGGCACAGCGGGGGGAAGAAACTGGTACGCCCATGACGAACCCTCCTCAGCAGCTTGTCGATCGCCCTCGGCGTGTGCTGGTATGCCTTCACCTCATTCACACATGGTGAATCTCGGGATAAAGGACATACCGCCCTTACTAATCATTAGCACAGCCTGAGCAATGACGGTAACCCCTCTTTGGACGAAATGACCGTCTATCCGTACTTTTTTGTTTAAACGCAAGAGCCCACTGACTGGGTGATGAACCAATCAGTGGGCTCTTGCGACATGTATTACCGTGTTGGGAAAGCCTGCTGTCAGGCTTTCTATGGC is part of the Cobetia sp. L2A1 genome and harbors:
- a CDS encoding antibiotic biosynthesis monooxygenase family protein is translated as MIKVLIERHIMPGLEQDYEQASREVVREAMHAQGFISGENLVEGGRPGHRIVITSWRDARAWQEWSVSNARERMMARLGPMLSQPERIVMLEHT
- the rlmM gene encoding 23S rRNA (cytidine(2498)-2'-O)-methyltransferase RlmM — translated: MMMQPQELLLYCRPGFEADLAAEVCEKAAYLGAPGYPIAARNSGFVRYVVTGDEPANTLHREMPLEALVFARQTLVALEPMVGMSRENRVSPILQQVVDAGWSFEEIRHEMPDTNDGKSLSGLGKAVGRPLESALKKRGALRRKAGGRALHVFWTDGDEVQLGMSFPGNRSEYANGIRHLRSPSRAPSRSTLKLEEAWHEFVPRDQWERRIATGMQAADLGAAPGGWTFQLVEKGMFVFAIDNGPMNKDLMATGQVEHLKEDGFTWEPPLRLDWLVCDIVDRPIRVTEMVERWLKKRWCNEAVFNLKLPMKQRWKEVSRCLDYLAQSLENSHVGAEIRCRHLYHDREEVTVHVRITH
- the tusA gene encoding sulfurtransferase TusA, encoding MTDTTLPIPDAELETSGLYCPEPIMMLHNKVREMASGDLLRVVATDPATTRDVPKFCAFLGHTLELSHETPEQFLYYIRIS